AATTTTATAGTTGAAGCCTTTCGTCAGTAAATGAAGTATAGTTCTAGGAAGCCTAGCCTAATTTTTTCCGATCTGCCGGAAATTGCTGCTATTGAAAAGCACTATCGCTATTAGTATAATGCCATAAGCGACATACTTGACAAAAGGGACTGGTTCCTGAAAATACGTCGCTGCCAACGTGAAGGCAATGATTGGGTTGATGTATAATAACACGCCTGTCGTTGTTGAGGAAATGCCAATTAGTGCATACATACTCAAGAAAAGTGGGATAATCGTGAATACAACAGCAATCAGTATTATGGTGCCCCAAAAGATAGGTTCGGTAGGGATGTCATGGTGATTATAGATCAGCTTGGGGATAACGAATAGTGCACATATACTCAATTGGAGGACCAATTGGTTGAGTTTGTTGAAGCCTGTCGATATACGCTGTACGATAAGGTAGAAGGCATAACAGGTCGCGATGGTCGCGGCCCATATAACATCATTCAATGAACCCTTGGCCAGTAGACAAACACTACCAAATGCAATGAGCAAAGCCAGTTTCTGCAAGGGACGCAGTTCTTCTTTTAAGATAAAATAAGCTGCTGCTGCGGTGATCAATGGGCAGGTCAGATAGGCCAATGCTGCGGATTGGATGCTGATGTGGTTGACGGCATAGATATAGGTAAACCAATTCCCGAAGATCAATAGGGACGCGAGAATAGTGAGACCGATCTGTTGAATTTTACGGTTTCGCGGGAGGTCTTTGAATTTTTGAATATCTGTACGCAGTGTCTTTCTTTGGAATAATAGGAGATAGAGCCAGAGCACTGCTAAGGCTGTTACGATCCTAAAATATAGAATGTCCTCTGCAGGATATTCCCGTATCCACCGAACGGGAATGGACATAAAGCCCCAAATAAAGGGAGCCAAAAAAGCCGCGAAAAGATATTTTCCGCGGCTTACAGTTTCGTTGTTATTTTCCACGGATTAATCTTTCCAGGCGATTACCGAAATCTCGACATTGACATTCTTCGGTAATGTCTTCACTGCCACGCACTCACGTGCAGGTTGGGCTTCCTTGAAATATTCTGCATAAACGTCATTAACAAGGCTAAAGTTGCCCATGTCGCTTAAAAAGATGGAGGCCTTGACGACATCCTGAAATGTATAACCAGCATGTGTTAAAATGGCTTCGACATTTTTCAATACCTGGTGCGCTTCATCTTTTACGCCCGATGAGATCAGCTCCATTGTTTCAGGAACAAGTGGAATCTGTCCGGAAACATAAAGGGTATTACCGGCTTTAATCGCTTGGTTGTAGGGGCCTATTGCCGCAGGAGCTTTGTCTGTATTGAAGATCTCTTTTTTTGACATGGTCGCTTGTTTAGGATGAAAAAAATATTTTATAGATCAACCCCAATAAAAAGACAATAACAGCCGTTGCATTAATGATATGCATGGCTTTAATGCTGCCATTTGTGGGGCGATCGGCGTTGCGCTTTCTGAAAAAGTACATGGAACTAAGTTACGACAGTAAATTAAAAAGTTAAAATTAAAAAGTAAAAACTTTGGGATAGCGTGAAGACAAATACTAACTTTAGTAATAGAAGCATGCTGTGTAAAATTTGCTGTTGATCATACGAGGACAGGAAAGACTGAAAGGGATATACAGATGTTACAGTGCGAATTGTTACAGCGAATTTCATATCGGAAGCTTTTCGGGAGGATTTTAAGTCAATATATTCAGCGTGAAATGTATCCCATTTGAAGTGTCGGAAAGGAAAAATATAAAAATTATTTTGATGAAGAAAACAGCATTAGTAGGCGGTAGGATCTATACCGGCAATGAAATTTTAGAGAAGAAGGCATTGCTCTTGGGTGGTGGGGTAATAGTCGGGACGGTCGATGATAAGGATATCCCAGCAGGATATCAGTCTCTTGACGTCAAAGGCGCCAATATCTGTGCTGGATTGGTCGATCTGCAGTTATATGGCG
The window above is part of the Sphingobacterium sp. ML3W genome. Proteins encoded here:
- a CDS encoding EamA family transporter, encoding MENNNETVSRGKYLFAAFLAPFIWGFMSIPVRWIREYPAEDILYFRIVTALAVLWLYLLLFQRKTLRTDIQKFKDLPRNRKIQQIGLTILASLLIFGNWFTYIYAVNHISIQSAALAYLTCPLITAAAAYFILKEELRPLQKLALLIAFGSVCLLAKGSLNDVIWAATIATCYAFYLIVQRISTGFNKLNQLVLQLSICALFVIPKLIYNHHDIPTEPIFWGTIILIAVVFTIIPLFLSMYALIGISSTTTGVLLYINPIIAFTLAATYFQEPVPFVKYVAYGIILIAIVLFNSSNFRQIGKN
- a CDS encoding RidA family protein; protein product: MSKKEIFNTDKAPAAIGPYNQAIKAGNTLYVSGQIPLVPETMELISSGVKDEAHQVLKNVEAILTHAGYTFQDVVKASIFLSDMGNFSLVNDVYAEYFKEAQPARECVAVKTLPKNVNVEISVIAWKD
- a CDS encoding DUF6728 family protein; protein product: MYFFRKRNADRPTNGSIKAMHIINATAVIVFLLGLIYKIFFSS